From a single Sorghum bicolor cultivar BTx623 chromosome 5, Sorghum_bicolor_NCBIv3, whole genome shotgun sequence genomic region:
- the LOC8085643 gene encoding uncharacterized protein LOC8085643 encodes MVVDVDPERHHPAAAPAPAAIKEANFLWELRKYVLLQATLAATITYSAGMSPPGGFWPDNDGIHLAGDPVLQVTYPRRYGLFFYFNATAFVASVVTVNLLLVHSLSRRRWWLRALQAAMILNQLGLMGSYAAGSCREVAMSAYVLALVGMVSSYVCAHVLFFALWALRARARARRGGGGKSAAAPEPPEAVERARKDLLIFATLVATVTYEAGLSTPGGFLSSDSLDQDRLAGDPMLRGHRFMAFFYLNTTAFVASLVIIMLLMSRTVTRHGFRSCALWVCTGAALVGLTGAFAIGSSRSVKTSVYVVALVAAVLLYIGLQILVFLCKPVGDWLGNVQGTLRRFLKLEQIPPQGDADEQAQGLFDRQGNLDADQLLKKSRMYLLLLGILAASVTYQAGLNPPGGFWQSNATDGLHHYLAGDPVLHITYPRRYLVFFYCNATAFVASLVILILLLSSTFSTQGIKYYALQVAMILDLLGLIGAYAAGSCRQVSKSVYISVIVVPVFLYVGIHVLVFMLEVFPNHATWRDMVKHKLEESVPEWLKKLFEPQTEEEDEELKWKLEKSRKLLLLLAILAAGLTYQAGMSPPGGFWQQNKTGHVVGNPVLNDNYPRRYLAFFYCNATAFVASLAIIMLLVNRKLSTKGIQSYALRVCVILDLVGLMGAFAAGSSRKVSTSIYVFVLVFAVLICIALQVILVVSESVQGLLQRLLSFFDVTEDEAGDRLPHTAADAEAEDPWYKKLPKYLLLLAALAAAVTYQAAMSPPGGLWGDGQAGHIAGDPVLRSTYPRRYKAFFYCNATSFMASLVIMVLLLIKRVSSAQSAILALHAAMILDLFGLMGAYAAGSCRRVRTSAYILALVVGVSTYIVVLVVVSIGIAKWMKRVMCGMRERLIRCFSVEDL; translated from the coding sequence ATGGTGGTTGACGTTGACCCCGAGCGCCACCATCCAGCAGCAGCTCCAGCGCCGGCGGCGATCAAGGAGGCCAACTTCCTCTGGGAGCTACGCAAGTACGTGCTGCTGCAGGCGACGCTGGCGGCCACCATCACGTACTCGGCGGGGATGAGCCCGCCGGGCGGGTTCTGGCCTGACAACGACGGCATCCACCTCGCCGGCGACCCCGTGCTGCAGGTCACGTACCCGCGCCGCTACGGGTTGTTCTTCTACTTCAACGCCACCGCCTTCGTGGCCTCCGTCGTCACCGTCAACCTGCTCCTGGTGCACTCGCTGAGCCGCCGCCGCTGGTGGCTGCGCGCGCTCCAGGCCGCCATGATCCTCAACCAGCTCGGCCTCATGGGGAGCTACGCCGCCGGGAGTTGCAGGGAGGTGGCCATGTCCGCGTACGTCCTCGCCCTCGTCGGCATGGTCTCCTCCTACGTCTGCGCCCACGTCCTGTTCTTCGCGCTCTGGGCACTCAGAGCCAGAGCCAGAGCGCGCCGCGGCGGTGGAGGCAAGAGCGCCGCGGCGCCCGAACCGCCTGAGGCCGTGGAGCGCGCGCGCAAGGACCTGCTCATCTTCGCGACGCTGGTGGCGACGGTGACGTACGAGGCCGGGCTCAGCACGCCCGGCGGGTTCTTGTCGTCGGACAGCTTGGACCAAGACCGCCTCGCCGGGGACCCCATGCTCCGGGGCCACCGCTTCATGGCCTTCTTCTACCTCAACACCACGGCGTTCGTGGCCTCTCTCGTCATCATCATGCTGCTCATGAGCAGGACCGTGACGCGCCACGGCTTCCGGTCGTGCGCGCTCTGGGTGTGCACGGGCGCCGCCCTGGTCGGGCTCACCGGCGCCTTCGCCATTGGGAGTAGCCGCAGCGTCAAGACTTCCGTCTACGTCGTCGCGTTGGTGGCCGCGGTTCTGCTCTACATCGGCCTTCAGATTCTGGTGTTCCTGTGCAAGCCTGTGGGGGATTGGCTCGGCAATGTGCAAGGAACACTGCGAAGATTCCTGAAACTGGAACAAATTCCACCGCAAGGTGATGCTGATGAGCAGGCTCAGGGATTATTTGACCGGCAAGGAAATCTTGACGCCGATCAGCTTCTGAAGAAGTCTCGCATGTATCTCCTCCTGCTGGGGATTCTTGCTGCCAGTGTCACATACCAAGCGGGACTGAACCCGCCTGGCGGCTTCTGGCAGAGCAATGCCACTGATGGTCTGCATCACTACCTCGCTGGCGATCCGGTCCTTCACATCACCTATCCCCGGAGATATCTGGTTTTCTTCTACTGCAACGCGACAGCTTTCGTCGCGTCGCTGGTTATCCTGATCCTCCTCCTAAGCAGCACATTCAGCACCCAAGGAATCAAGTACTACGCATTGCAGGTTGCCATGATCCTGGACCTTCTTGGGCTGATTGGTGCCTATGCTGCTGGAAGTTGCAGGCAAGTGTCCAAATCCGTGTACATCTCGGTCATTGTGGTTCCAGTGTTCCTCTATGTCGGCATCCATGTTCTGGTGTTCATGCTTGAAGTCTTCCCGAATCATGCCACATGGAGGGATATGGTGAAGCACAAACTGGAGGAGTCTGTCCCTGAATGGCTCAAGAAGCTGTTTGAGCCGCAGACCGAAGAGGAAGATGAGGAATTGAAATGGAAATTGGAGAAGAGCCGCAAGCTCCTTCTGCTCCTTGCCATTCTTGCAGCAGGCCTCACATACCAGGCCGGGATGAGTCCCCCGGGCGGCTTCTGGCAACAGAACAAGACAGGCCATGTCGTCGGCAACCCAGTGCTCAATGACAACTACCCACGTCGTTACCTGGCTTTCTTTTACTGCAATGCAACTGCCTTCGTTGCATCTCTGGCCATCATCATGCTGCTGGTTAACAGAAAGCTTTCAACAAAGGGGATACAGTCCTACGCACTCAGGGTGTGCGTGATCCTTGACCTGGTTGGGCTCATGGGCGCGTTTGCTGCAGGAAGCTCCAGGAAGGTATCCACATCCATATATGTCTTCGTCCTGGTCTTTGCAGTTCTGATATGCATCGCCCTCCAAGTTATTCTGGTTGTGTCAGAGTCGGTTCAGGGTCTCTTGCAGAGACTCCTGTCCTTCTTTGACGTAACGGAAGACGAAGCCGGTGACAGATTGCCACATACAGCTGCTGATGCAGAGGCAGAAGATCCCTGGTATAAGAAGTTGCCCAAATACTTGTTGCTGCTGGCTGCACTTGCAGCGGCTGTCACTTACCAAGCCGCCATGAGCCCGCCCGGTGGGCTCTGGGGCGACGGCCAAGCTGGCCACATAGCTGGTGATCCGGTTCTTCGGAGCACCTATCCACGCCGGTACAaggccttcttctactgcaacgcGACTTCCTTCATGGCCTCTCTGGTGATTATGGTTTTGCTCCTGATCAAAAGAGTGAGCAGCGCACAGTCAGCGATATTGGCGCTGCATGCTGCCATGATCCTGGACTTGTTTGGCCTCATGGGCGCCTATGCTGCCGGGAGTTGCAGGAGAGTCAGGACAAGTGCTTACATCTTGGCATTGGTGGTTGGGGTTTCCACATACATAGTTGTTCTTGTTGTTGTGTCCATAGGTATTGCAAAATGGATGAAAAGAGTCATGTGTGGGATGAGAGAACGCCTGATCCGGTGCTTCTCTGTAGAAGATTTGTAG
- the LOC110435655 gene encoding uncharacterized protein LOC110435655, producing the protein MGLMTGVQRATGIVWAMSPTTHPRLAAAPYGTTLAVAVAVAVAAAAAASPPSTSFPSSAPSPVSSDAYRRNYAGYALLLLGCGASCPAMPCTRRPSCSGTRRWRRTYYCESLRNTGLLQRSVNLLVSLFKVPRNMVC; encoded by the exons ATGGGCCTGATGACAGGAGTCCAGCGGGCCACGGGGATCGTATGGGCTATGAGCCCAACAACTCACCCCCGCCTCGCCGCTGCGCCTTACGGCACGactctcgccgtcgccgtcgccgtcgccgtcgccgccgctgccgcggcATCCCCACCATCCACGTCCTTCCCCTCCTCCGCCCCCTCGCCGGTATCCTCCGACGCGTACCGCCGCAACTACGCGGGCTACGCTCTGCTGCTCCTAGGCTGCGGCGCCTCGTGCCCGGCGATGCCCTGCACAAGGAGGCCGTCCTGTTCCGGTACGCGCCGCTGGCGGAGGACCTATTATTGTGAGTCACTGAGAAATACAG GTCTGTTGCAAAGAAGTGTCAACCTTCTTGTTTCCTTATTCAAAGTTCCAAGGAACATGGTCTGCTGA
- the LOC8069294 gene encoding uncharacterized protein LOC8069294: MATKRTLLQRQLDDSSSDDDDELEIVAAAAIVNNFVNVKKKHGGSVKGRRFLRRDREGGHERMFQDYLTVNPTYGLEIFRRRYRMSRELFVRIMNAVEAHDDYFVQKRNAANVLGLSCFQKITAAMRMMTYGVPADATDEYVRIGESTALESLRRFVEAVDEIFGEEYLRYPNEADTARLLAIGEQKGFPGMLGSIDCMHWAWKNYPYEKQGQYKGHVEKPTIILEAVASDDLWIWHAFFGMPGSHNDINVLHRSPLFDNLAEDGIYPTWATLVKSITAPMGNKRQYFAKAQEAARKMVERAFGVLQSRYAIVRGPGRMWDIETLSKIMRACVIMYNMIVEDEGFVVDPNERFEYGGQNVEPEHGKPTRSLEEYIEAQRKIRDKDTYVQLKEDLIEHLWNNHPDLYSYNI; the protein is encoded by the exons ATGGCTACCAAGAGAACCCTTCTTCAAAGACAGTTGGATGATTCATCatccgatgatgatgatgagttggagatcGTAGCGGCTGCtgcaattgtgaacaactttgtcaaTGTTAAGAAGAAACACGGTGGCTCTGTCAAAGGCCGTAGATTTCTTCGTCGTGATAGAGAAGGCGGGCATGAGAGGATGTTTCAAGATTATTTGACGGTGAATCCAACATATGGCCTTGAAATATTTCGTCGAAG gTATAGGATGTCTAGGGAGCTTTTCGTACGCATAATGAATGCCGTAGAAGCACACGATGATTACTTTGTGCAGAAAAGGAACGCGGCCAATGTACTTGGTTTGTCTTGCTTCCAAAAAATCACGGCCGCAATGCGTATGATGACTTATGGGGTTCCTGCTGATGCGACAGATGAGTACGTTCGCATCGGTGAAAGTACAGCACTAGAGAGTTTGCGAAGGTTTGTTGAAGCAGTTGATGAAATATTTGGAGAAGAATATCTCAGATATCCCAATGAGGCAGACACCGCGCGATTACTTGCAATTGGTGAGCAAAAAGGTTTTCCAGGAATGCTAGGGTCAATAGATTGTATGCATTGGGCATGGAAGAACTATCCGTATGAGAAACAGGGTCAATACAAGGGTCATGTGGAGAAACCAACTATCATTTTGGAGGCTGTTGCTTCGGACGACCTTTGGATATGGCATGCTTTCTTTGGGATGCCAGGGTCTCATAACGATATCAATGTTCTTCATAGGTCTCCTTTGTTTGATAATTTGGCAGAAG ATGGCATATACCCCACATGGGCTACATTAGTGAAGTCCATCACTGCTCCTATGGGGAACAAGAGGCAATATTTTGCAAAAGCACAAGAAGCAGCCAGGAAGATGGTTGAGAGAGCATTTGGAGTCCTTCAATCTAGATATGCCATTGTTCGAGGGCCGGGTCGCATGTGGGATATTGAaacattatcaaaaattatgagAGCTTGTGTGATTATGTACAACATGATTGTCGAAGACGAAGGATTCGTTGTTGATCCTAACGAGCGTTTTGAGTACGGCGGTCAAAATGTGGAGCCCGAACATGGAAAGCCTACTCGTTCGCTTGAGGAATACATTGAAGCTCAAAGGAAGATCAGAGACAAAGACACATATGTGCAATTGAAAGAAGACCTCATCGAACATCTGTGGAACAATCATCCAGATTTATACTCGTATAATATATGA
- the LOC110435631 gene encoding glutathione S-transferase T3-like, with protein MEMQGQENFLSGILMSGDVNGIAALEDLDFGVTQETDSQDEVSPTPVTKGHRKKNFHYREDEVVCSGWLNVSKDPINGANQSKSTFWGRVHAYFEENNEMGTVRTESSIMHRWLAIQLQVNKFCSCYEAILRRNQSGTTIEDKVVAAKKYYIELDKDKKSFGLEHCWNILKGEDKWKAKMKELAELEKDKQASQKKKKNPTKDKRPRGEEET; from the exons ATGGAGATGCAAGGACAGGAAAACTTTTTGTCAggcattttgatgagtggagatGTTAATGGTATTGCTGCTTTGGAGGATTTGGATTTTGGAGTGACGCAAGAAACTGATTCTCAGGACGAAGTATCTCCAACCCCTGTCACAAAGGGGCACAGGAAGAAGAATTTTCATTACAGGGAAGATGAAGTTGTATGCTCGGGATGGTTGAATGTTAGCAAAGATCCTATTAACGGTGCCAATCAATCGAAATCAACCTTTTGGGGAAGAGTTCACGCATACTTTGAAGAGAATAATGAGATGGGCACTGTGAGGACAGAGAGCTCGATTATGCATAGGTGGTTGGCAATTCAGTTGCAAGTTAACAAATTTTGCTCATGCTATGAGGCCATTCTACGTAGGAATCAAAGTGGGACAACCATTGAGGACAAG GTTGTTGCAGCAAAAAAATACTACATCGAATTGGACAAAGACAAGAAAAGTTTTGGTCTGGAGCATTGTTGGAATATATTGAAGGGGGAAGACAAGTGGAAAGCGAAGATGAAAGAGCTTGCTGAGCTTGAGAAAGACAAACAAGCTTcccaaaaaaagaagaagaatcccACCAAGGACAAGAGGCCTAGGGGGGAAGAAGAGACTTAA
- the LOC8069295 gene encoding uncharacterized protein LOC8069295, with translation MPQSPSSRRGETELVDVDPNRPAAPAPAAPPPRMVTTASFLWELRKYVLLQAMLAASVTYSAGLSPPGGVWPDNNNDSSSAGARLAGDPVLQVTYARRYETFFYFNATAFVASIVTINLLLMQSLSRHRGWLRALQAAMILDQLGLMGAYAAGSCRELAMSAYVVALVALVSTYVCAHVLLFALCALRRREAGEDDAIPDEERGTTERSRKYLLIFATLVATVTYQAGLSTPGGFLSDSQDDNHLAGDPMLRGHHPDRFMGFFYFNTTAFVASLVVIMLLMSRTVTHHGFRSCALWVCTGAALIGLTGAFAVGSSRSVKTSIYVVALVVAVLSYIGLQILVFFCKPVENWVHNVQDTLQRYLRLDQIEPQDPRVRAVHDPQETAEADQLLQKSRMYLLLLGILAASVTYQAGLNPPGGFWQANATDGVHHYLAGDPVLHNTYPRRYLVFFYCNATAFVASLVILILLLSNIFSTQGIKYCALQVSMIMDLLGLIGAYAAGSCRQVSKSVYVSVLVIPVFLYVGIHVMVFMLEVFPNIATWRKKVRDKLEESVPRWLKKLFELPPEEDENVKWKLEKRRKLLLLLAILAASLTYQAGLSPPGGFWQENKTDHVVGNPVLNDNYRRRYMAFFYCNATAFVSSLAIIMLLVNRKLSARGIQSHALSVCVTLDLVGLMGAFAAGSSRKVSTSIYVLILVFAVLVCITLQVVLVVSESVEGLLQRLLSFFDITEGEPGFILPHTAVNNGGPRDLWYEKLPKYLLLLAALAATVTYEAAMNPPGGLWDDGQTVHVAGDPVLRSSHPNRYKAFFYCNATSFMASLVIMVLLLIKRVCRAKQAILALHTAMILNLFGLMGAYTAGSCRRLRTSAYILALVIGVSVYIVVLVVVSIGVAKWLKGVMDGLVERLIWCFSIEDL, from the coding sequence ATGCCGCAGTCCCCGAGCTCCAGACGCGGAGAGACGGAGCTCGTTGACGTTGACCCCAACCGGCCAGCTGCTCCGGCGCCGGCCGCTCCTCCTCCCAGAATGGTCACCACGGCGAGCTTCCTGTGGGAGCTGCGCAAGTACGTGCTGCTGCAGGCCATGCTGGCGGCCAGCGTCACGTACTCAGCGGGGCTGAGCCCGCCGGGCGGGGTTTGGCCCGACAACAACAACGACAGCTCCAGCGCCGGCGCACGCCTCGCCGGCGACCCGGTGCTCCAGGTCACCTACGCCCGCCGCTACGAGACCTTCTTCTACTTCAACGCCACCGCCTTTGTTGCCTCCATCGTCACCATCAACCTCCTCCTCATGCAATCGCTCAGCCGCCACCGTGGGTGGCTCCGCGCGCTCCAGGCCGCCATGATCCTCGACCAGCTCGGCCTCATGGGCGCCTATGCCGCTGGCAGCTGCAGGGAGCTGGCCATGTCTGCGTACGTTGTCGCCCTCGTGGCCTTGGTCTCCACCTATGTCTGTGCCCATGTCCTGCTCTTCGCGCTCTGCGCCCTGAGGAGGCGCGAGGCCGGAGAGGATGATGCAATACCAGACGAAGAGCGTGGGACCACGGAGCGCTCACGCAAGTACCTCCTCATCTTCGCGACGCTTGTCGCGACAGTGACGTACCAGGCTGGGCTGAGCACGCCGGGCGGGTTCCTGTCGGACAGCCAGGACGACAATCACCTCGCCGGGGACCCCATGCTCCGCGGTCACCACCCGGACCGCTTCATGGGGTTCTTCTACTTCAACACCACGGCGTTCGTGGCGTCTCTGGTGGTCATCATGCTGCTCATGAGCCGGACCGTGACCCATCACGGGTTCCGCTCATGCGCCCTCTGGGTGTGCACGGGTGCGGCCTTGATCGGGCTCACCGGTGCCTTTGCCGTGGGGAGCAGCAGAAGCGTCAAGACATCCATCTATGTCGTTGCCCTGGTGGTCGCTGTTCTATCGTACATTGGCCTTCAGATTCTGGTGTTCTTCTGCAAGCCTGTGGAGAACTGGGTCCATAACGTCCAAGACACGCTGCAAAGGTATCTGAGATTGGACCAGATCGAGCCACAAGATCCCCGGGTTCGTGCAGTGCATGATCCACAGGAAACCGCCGAGGCTGACCAGCTTCTCCAGAAATCCCGCATGTACCTGCTTCTGCTCGGAATCCTTGCAGCAAGCGTCACATACCAAGCGGGGCTGAACCCGCCGGGTGGCTTCTGGCAAGCAAATGCTACTGATGGTGTTCATCACTATCTAGCCGGTGATCCAGTGCTTCACAACACATATCCACGGAGATATCTGGTTTTCTTCTACTGCAATGCCACTGCCTTTGTCGCGTCGTTGGTTATACTTATCCTCCTCCTCAGCAACATATTCAGCACCCAAGGAATCAAGTACTGTGCATTGCAGGTCTCCATGATCATGGACCTTCTTGGGCTGATTGGCGCCTATGCTGCCGGAAGTTGCAGGCAAGTGTCCAAATCTGTGTATGTCTCCGTGCTTGTCATTCCAGTGTTCCTGTACGTTGGCATCCATGTTATGGTGTTCATGTTAGAAGTCTTCCCAAATATTGCAACATGGAGGAAAAAAGTGAGGGACAAGCTGGAGGAATCTGTGCCCAGATGGCTCAAGAAGTTGTTTGAGCTGCCGCCAGAGGAAGACGAGAACGTGAAGTGGAAACTGGAGAAGAGGCGCAAGCTTCTGCTGCTCCTTGCCATTCTTGCAGCCAGCCTCACCTACCAGGCAGGATTGAGTCCACCTGGCGGCTTCTGGCAAGAGAATAAGACAGACCATGTCGTCGGCAACCCAGTGCTCAATGACAACTACCGACGTCGTTACATGGCTTTCTTTTACTGCAATGCAACTGCCTTCGTCTCATCTCTGGCCATCATCATGCTGCTGGTGAACAGAAAGCTTTCGGCAAGAGGAATACAATCGCACGCACTCAGCGTGTGCGTGACCCTTGACCTGGTTGGGCTCATGGGTGCGTTCGCTGCTGGGAGCTCTAGGAAGGTATCCACATCCATATATGTCCTCATCCTGGTCTTTGCAGTTCTAGTCTGCATCACCCTCCAAGTTGTTCTGGTTGTGTCCGAGTCGGTTGAGGGTCTCTTGCAGAGACTCCTGTCCTTCTTCGACATAACAGAGGGAGAACCTGGTTTCATATTGCCGCATACAGCTGTCAACAATGGAGGGCCACGAGATCTCTGGTATGAAAAGTTGCCCAAATACTTGTTGCTCCTCGCAGCACTTGCAGCGACTGTCACCTACGAAGCCGCGATGAACCCACCCGGTGGCCTCTGGGATGATGGCCAAACTGTTCACGTAGCCGGTGACCCGGTCCTTCGGAGCAGCCATCCAAATCGTTACAAGGCTTTCTTCTACTGCAACGCAACTTCCTTCATGGCGTCTCTTGTGATCATGGTCTTGCTTCTGATCAAGCGAGTATGCAGAGCAAAGCAGGCCATTTTAGCGTTGCACACTGCCATGATACTTAACTTGTTTGGCCTCATGGGTGCGTATACTGCTGGAAGCTGCAGGAGACTGAGGACCTCTGCTTACATCCTGGCATTAGTGATAGGAGTTTCTGTATACATTGTTGTTCTTGTCGTAGTGTCCATAGGTGTCGCAAAATGGCTGAAAGGAGTGATGGATGGGCTAGTGGAACGACTGATCTGGTGCTTCTCTATAGAAGATTTGTAA